The following are from one region of the Natrinema sp. HArc-T2 genome:
- a CDS encoding redox-regulated ATPase YchF: protein MSTSYRIGLVGKPSVGKSSFFNAATMNDVPEGAYPFTTIDPSVGEAYVRVDCAAPEFDEECTPNVGYCDHGTRFVPTKLVDVAGLIPGAHEGNGLGNQFLSDLNETDVLVHVVDFSGKTDAEGEPTEGHDPRDDIAFLEEELDQWYLGVLKKGIERYETGYTTEDDAIEEELAEQMSAFKTNEDEIKRLIRRVDIGFEPDEWGADDKLALAREIRKETKPMVIAANKMDTPEAQDNYEEITNDPDYDHLTIVPCSAHAEKALKSADKAGVVDYRPGDADFDITGDISGDQEQGLEQIREFLTEFGATGVQAALETALFDVLGVTPVFPGGANGLGNERGEVLPDCYLIPPNSTAEDFAYSLHSDIGDGFLHAIDCRTNRQLGKDYEVESRDVIEVITTN from the coding sequence ATGAGTACGAGTTACCGGATCGGACTCGTCGGCAAACCCTCCGTCGGCAAGTCCTCTTTCTTCAACGCGGCGACGATGAACGACGTGCCCGAGGGGGCCTACCCGTTCACGACGATCGACCCCAGCGTCGGCGAGGCCTACGTCCGCGTCGACTGTGCGGCACCGGAGTTCGACGAGGAGTGTACGCCCAACGTCGGCTACTGCGACCACGGGACACGGTTCGTCCCGACGAAACTCGTCGACGTCGCCGGACTGATCCCCGGCGCACACGAGGGCAACGGGCTCGGCAACCAGTTCCTCTCCGATCTCAACGAAACCGACGTGCTCGTTCACGTCGTCGACTTCTCCGGGAAAACGGACGCCGAGGGCGAACCCACCGAGGGCCACGATCCGCGAGACGACATCGCCTTTCTCGAGGAGGAACTCGACCAGTGGTACTTGGGCGTCCTGAAGAAAGGCATCGAACGCTACGAGACGGGCTACACCACCGAAGACGACGCCATCGAAGAAGAGCTGGCCGAACAGATGAGCGCGTTCAAGACCAACGAAGACGAGATCAAGCGCCTCATCCGACGCGTCGACATCGGCTTCGAGCCCGACGAGTGGGGGGCAGATGACAAACTCGCACTCGCCCGCGAGATCCGCAAGGAGACCAAGCCAATGGTGATCGCGGCGAACAAGATGGACACGCCCGAAGCACAGGATAACTACGAGGAGATCACGAACGATCCCGACTACGATCACCTGACGATCGTCCCCTGCAGCGCCCACGCCGAGAAGGCGCTGAAATCGGCCGATAAGGCCGGCGTCGTCGACTACCGACCCGGTGATGCTGACTTCGACATTACCGGCGACATCTCCGGCGATCAGGAACAAGGGCTCGAGCAGATCCGGGAGTTCCTCACCGAGTTCGGCGCGACGGGTGTGCAGGCAGCCCTCGAGACGGCCCTCTTCGATGTCCTCGGTGTGACGCCGGTGTTCCCCGGCGGTGCAAACGGGCTGGGCAACGAACGCGGCGAGGTGCTGCCCGACTGTTATCTGATCCCGCCGAACTCGACTGCGGAGGACTTCGCCTACAGCCTGCATTCAGATATCGGCGACGGCTTCCTGCACGCGATCGACTGCCGGACGAACCGGCAGCTGGGCAAAGACTACGAAGTCGAGTCGCGTGATGTAATCGAAGTCATCACGACGAACTGA
- a CDS encoding MFS transporter, producing MQERRRVLVVTSIALFFSVLVWFNYSAVLPLIVAEWGLSGTEAGVVFGALQAGYLVAIVPAGWLADRYSPRWVIAVGATGTALPSLAFAAVADGLLIGTGLRFLSGLFVAGVYVPGMRFVSDWFPEATRGRALGLYIATYELGSGFSFVFATVAAEAVDWRLAIAVTSVGALFVAPAMLGLTRDSPERTTSSAGGFDRSIFRNREYLAAVSIYSWHNWELFGVRNWLLAFLVATPAFVATDSAVLPGLVVGAMIAMSGVGNAAGGWLSDRVGRPQTIAAGLGASTVLSATFGLLGGLPLAALVTVTLVYGVVLALDSAPTSTLVTEVVADEHVGTALSVQSLAGFSTTVVSPIVFGLALDRGGYAIAFPTLAAGAFLGVLSVGALVWTRR from the coding sequence ATGCAGGAGCGCCGGCGGGTCCTCGTCGTGACGTCGATCGCACTCTTCTTCTCGGTGCTGGTCTGGTTCAACTACTCGGCGGTGCTCCCGCTGATCGTCGCGGAGTGGGGACTTTCGGGGACCGAAGCGGGGGTCGTCTTCGGCGCGCTTCAGGCGGGCTATCTCGTCGCGATCGTCCCCGCGGGCTGGCTTGCGGACCGCTACTCGCCGCGGTGGGTGATCGCCGTGGGCGCGACCGGGACCGCGCTCCCGAGCCTCGCGTTCGCTGCGGTCGCCGACGGGCTCCTCATCGGCACCGGTTTGCGATTCCTGTCGGGGCTCTTTGTCGCCGGCGTCTACGTTCCGGGGATGCGCTTTGTCAGCGATTGGTTCCCCGAGGCCACGCGTGGCCGGGCGCTGGGGCTCTATATCGCCACCTACGAACTCGGCAGCGGCTTCTCGTTCGTCTTCGCGACGGTGGCCGCGGAGGCGGTCGACTGGCGGCTCGCGATCGCCGTCACGAGCGTCGGCGCGCTGTTCGTCGCGCCGGCAATGCTCGGCTTGACCCGCGACAGCCCCGAGCGGACGACATCGTCCGCCGGTGGCTTCGATCGCTCGATCTTCCGAAACCGGGAGTACCTCGCTGCGGTCAGCATTTACTCGTGGCACAACTGGGAGTTGTTCGGCGTCCGCAACTGGTTGCTTGCCTTTCTCGTGGCGACGCCGGCGTTCGTGGCGACGGACTCGGCGGTCCTGCCAGGGCTGGTCGTCGGTGCGATGATCGCCATGAGCGGCGTCGGCAACGCCGCCGGCGGTTGGCTCAGCGACCGCGTCGGTCGGCCACAGACGATCGCCGCCGGTCTCGGCGCCAGTACCGTCCTGAGTGCGACGTTCGGACTCCTCGGCGGGCTCCCACTGGCCGCGCTCGTCACTGTCACGCTCGTCTACGGCGTCGTCCTCGCGCTCGATAGCGCGCCCACGTCGACGCTCGTGACCGAAGTCGTCGCCGACGAACACGTCGGCACCGCGCTGTCGGTCCAATCGCTGGCCGGCTTCTCGACGACAGTCGTCTCGCCCATCGTCTTCGGGCTGGCACTCGACCGTGGCGGCTACGCCATAGCGTTTCCGACACTCGCCGCCGGTGCGTTCCTCGGCGTGCTGTCGGTCGGGGCGCTCGTCTGGACCCGACGATAA
- a CDS encoding helix-turn-helix transcriptional regulator codes for MEAALEEIEFLALSSNRVEVLRLLSEGRHTRTELAEATGASQATLGRILRDFEDRSWIRHDGNAYVATATGRLVAAGFTDLQEILETEAKLREIVDYLPTHAMDFDLRRLSDATITTPSATRPNAPLSRLLEFLRTGEEVRTFSHTFNEQTLGVVRERVTDGDQRFRGVFGQNAIDALADDSGLRRQLEALLDADNAEIRVREEGVPIAIMIVDADVCLLLRDETGILRAAVDTDDDVVRAWAEDSLDHYWRTATPLEADTLSE; via the coding sequence ATGGAAGCGGCACTCGAGGAAATCGAGTTTCTCGCACTCTCGTCGAACCGTGTCGAGGTCCTCCGATTGCTCTCGGAGGGACGTCACACGCGAACGGAACTGGCGGAGGCGACCGGCGCCTCGCAGGCGACGCTGGGACGGATTCTGCGCGACTTCGAGGATCGGTCGTGGATCAGACACGACGGCAACGCGTACGTCGCCACCGCGACGGGCCGGCTCGTCGCGGCAGGGTTTACCGATCTGCAGGAAATCCTCGAGACGGAAGCCAAACTCCGCGAGATCGTCGACTACCTGCCGACCCACGCGATGGACTTCGATCTCCGACGGCTCTCGGATGCGACGATCACGACCCCCAGCGCGACACGACCCAACGCGCCGCTGAGCCGGCTACTCGAGTTTCTCCGGACGGGCGAGGAAGTCCGGACGTTTTCGCACACGTTCAACGAGCAGACACTGGGTGTCGTTCGAGAGCGCGTCACCGACGGTGACCAGCGATTCAGGGGCGTCTTCGGGCAGAACGCGATCGACGCGCTAGCCGACGACTCGGGACTTCGCCGCCAGCTCGAGGCACTGCTCGACGCCGACAACGCCGAGATCAGAGTCCGCGAAGAGGGCGTGCCGATTGCGATCATGATCGTCGACGCGGATGTCTGTCTGCTCTTGCGTGACGAAACCGGCATCCTGCGGGCCGCCGTCGACACCGACGACGACGTCGTCCGCGCGTGGGCCGAGGACTCGCTCGATCACTACTGGCGGACGGCGACGCCACTCGAGGCTGACACACTCTCGGAGTAA
- the pth2 gene encoding peptidyl-tRNA hydrolase Pth2: MKQAIVARTDIGMGTGKLAAQVAHASLSAYEKADSQLQSQWKQGGQKKVVLKGESERQLHELSEIADSNGIPNALIRDAGHTQLEPGTVTALAVGPAADDRVDSVTGELSLF, from the coding sequence ATGAAGCAGGCCATCGTCGCCCGGACCGACATCGGCATGGGGACAGGCAAACTCGCCGCACAGGTCGCCCACGCGTCGCTGTCGGCCTACGAAAAGGCGGACAGCCAGTTGCAATCCCAGTGGAAACAGGGCGGCCAGAAGAAGGTCGTCCTCAAAGGTGAGAGCGAACGCCAACTGCACGAACTCTCAGAGATCGCCGATAGCAACGGGATTCCCAACGCGCTCATCCGCGACGCCGGACACACCCAACTCGAGCCCGGCACCGTCACCGCGCTGGCCGTCGGCCCGGCGGCTGACGACCGCGTCGACAGCGTGACCGGCGAACTCTCGCTGTTCTGA
- a CDS encoding spermidine synthase codes for MSMGQPSAYRPTKPDVAVFVSGVTSMGLEILAGRIIAPQFGSSIYTWGSIITVFLAALSLGYWQGGKQASTASNQRMSWLLLGTAGYVAVVIYASDQLLLSASAMPLPTRYASLPAVLILFGPPTYLLGFISPYAAELSQKEGTGEASGHVYALGTIGSIVGAGATTYVLVPALGIDMIGLLFGFILVGTAFALTLPRLTPKPASASVAIALLLVVAAGLGPVAFDHRGDVVYQTQTAYQELEVIDDGDVRTLYLDGARHSAMDLEDPDRHVFEYTRYFHLPMLMVDDPDEVENVLFIGGGGYTGPKDFERKYDVDVDVAELDPEVTRTAKEYFRLEESENLSAHTEDGRIFLQETDKEYDVIVLDAYQKDQVPIHLTQLEFMELAESHLDEDGVLLANVIAAPSGAGSAFYRAQYKTIDEAFASTYSFRTSSGRSVQNIEVVATKADTDFTEADLEARNDRRNLGIDLSSEVDAYMDAPNTDGVPLLTEDHAPVDNLQASTVGQEYVIEQTGDDETQPEPASIAVGPELPAHARPTAGLESIPS; via the coding sequence ATGAGTATGGGGCAGCCCTCCGCTTACCGGCCGACGAAACCCGACGTCGCGGTGTTCGTCTCCGGCGTCACCAGTATGGGCTTAGAGATCCTCGCCGGTCGGATCATTGCCCCCCAGTTCGGCAGCAGTATCTACACCTGGGGGAGCATCATCACCGTCTTTCTGGCCGCGTTGAGTCTGGGGTACTGGCAAGGTGGGAAGCAGGCGTCGACGGCGTCGAACCAGCGCATGAGCTGGCTGCTGTTGGGGACGGCAGGCTACGTCGCAGTCGTGATCTACGCGAGCGACCAACTGCTGCTCTCGGCGTCGGCGATGCCGCTGCCGACCCGATATGCGTCGCTGCCGGCCGTCCTCATCCTCTTTGGACCGCCGACGTACCTGCTTGGCTTCATCAGTCCGTACGCGGCCGAACTCTCCCAGAAGGAGGGAACCGGCGAAGCGTCGGGCCACGTCTACGCGCTCGGTACCATCGGCAGCATCGTCGGCGCGGGCGCGACGACGTACGTCCTCGTTCCCGCCCTCGGCATCGACATGATCGGCCTCCTGTTCGGGTTCATCCTCGTCGGGACCGCGTTCGCGCTGACGCTGCCCAGACTCACCCCGAAGCCAGCCTCAGCCAGCGTTGCAATCGCACTCCTTCTCGTCGTCGCGGCTGGCCTCGGTCCCGTCGCATTTGACCACCGCGGTGACGTCGTCTACCAGACCCAGACGGCCTACCAGGAACTCGAGGTCATCGACGACGGTGACGTCCGGACGCTGTATCTCGATGGTGCACGCCACAGCGCAATGGATCTCGAGGATCCCGACCGGCACGTCTTCGAGTACACGCGGTATTTCCATCTTCCAATGCTGATGGTCGACGATCCCGACGAGGTCGAGAACGTGTTGTTCATCGGCGGGGGCGGCTACACCGGGCCAAAGGACTTCGAACGGAAGTACGATGTCGATGTCGACGTCGCCGAACTCGACCCCGAAGTGACGCGGACGGCCAAGGAGTACTTCCGCCTCGAGGAAAGCGAGAACCTGTCCGCCCACACGGAAGACGGGCGGATCTTCCTCCAGGAGACCGACAAGGAATACGACGTGATCGTTCTCGACGCCTACCAGAAGGATCAGGTTCCCATCCACCTGACCCAACTCGAGTTCATGGAGTTGGCCGAGAGCCACCTGGACGAGGACGGCGTCTTGCTCGCGAACGTCATCGCCGCACCCAGTGGCGCTGGCTCGGCGTTCTACCGGGCACAGTACAAGACGATCGACGAGGCCTTCGCGTCGACCTACAGCTTCCGCACTTCGAGCGGTCGGTCGGTCCAGAACATCGAAGTCGTCGCGACGAAAGCCGACACCGACTTCACTGAGGCCGACCTCGAGGCGCGAAACGACCGGCGCAACCTGGGAATCGACCTGAGTAGCGAGGTCGACGCCTACATGGACGCGCCGAACACCGACGGCGTACCGCTCCTAACCGAGGACCACGCACCTGTCGACAACCTCCAGGCGTCGACGGTGGGCCAGGAGTACGTCATCGAGCAAACCGGAGACGACGAGACACAGCCCGAACCCGCATCGATTGCGGTCGGACCAGAACTGCCCGCACACGCACGACCGACGGCGGGACTCGAGTCGATCCCGTCCTGA
- a CDS encoding DMT family transporter gives MMSRRSAVFFALSSLLFGGTFVAAKAGLAYFPPLLFVALRYDVAAVVMLAYVGLTSSRSELVPRTSGDVASILATGVLAIGLTNALLFVGQQYVSSAVSSIIYSLNPIMTPVFAAALLSDERLSRRGAAGMGLGLVGVSLVVSPDPANLLAGAVGKGILFVAAISAALGAVLIRRADSGLSSPVRVAWGLPLAAALSHLLAWASGESATAITWTTEALLALGYVSVFAGAVAYVAYFGLIDSAGAIRANLIFYVVPVVSTLGGWALLGETIDALAVAGFLTIFAGFAVLGSKSIDIGSLLPDVGSDGPSSSADGESVVREEPRGYRSD, from the coding sequence ATGATGTCCCGTCGCAGTGCCGTCTTCTTCGCCCTCTCGAGTCTGCTCTTCGGCGGGACCTTCGTTGCCGCGAAGGCCGGACTCGCGTACTTCCCGCCGCTGTTGTTCGTGGCGCTGCGCTACGACGTCGCGGCGGTGGTCATGCTGGCGTACGTCGGCCTGACCAGTTCGCGGTCGGAGTTGGTCCCGCGGACCAGCGGCGACGTCGCCAGTATCCTCGCGACCGGCGTCCTCGCGATCGGGCTGACCAACGCCTTGCTGTTCGTCGGCCAGCAGTACGTCTCGAGTGCCGTCTCCTCGATCATCTACAGTCTCAACCCGATCATGACGCCGGTGTTCGCCGCGGCGTTGCTCTCGGACGAACGGCTCTCTCGACGCGGCGCAGCCGGGATGGGACTCGGTCTCGTCGGCGTCAGCCTCGTAGTCAGCCCCGATCCCGCAAATCTGCTGGCAGGGGCCGTCGGGAAAGGTATCCTCTTCGTCGCCGCGATCAGCGCTGCCCTCGGTGCCGTGTTGATCCGCCGAGCCGACAGCGGCCTCTCGAGTCCGGTCCGCGTCGCCTGGGGGCTGCCCCTTGCCGCGGCGCTGAGTCACCTGCTGGCCTGGGCCAGCGGCGAGTCGGCGACTGCGATCACGTGGACGACCGAGGCGCTGCTGGCGCTTGGCTACGTCAGTGTCTTCGCCGGCGCCGTCGCCTACGTCGCCTACTTCGGGCTCATCGATTCCGCCGGCGCGATCCGTGCAAATCTGATCTTCTACGTCGTGCCTGTCGTCTCGACGCTCGGCGGCTGGGCGCTGCTGGGCGAGACGATCGACGCGCTCGCGGTCGCCGGCTTCCTGACGATCTTCGCCGGCTTCGCGGTGCTCGGCAGCAAGTCCATCGATATCGGCTCGCTGCTCCCGGACGTCGGCTCCGACGGTCCGTCCTCGTCTGCCGACGGCGAGTCGGTCGTCAGGGAGGAACCGCGGGGTTACCGCTCTGACTAA
- a CDS encoding GTP-binding protein, giving the protein METNADERIPVTILSGSLGAGKTTLLNHLLSNAGDRTLAVLVNDMGAVNVDADLVAEGSELELDDGVAELSNGCICCELQDDLETAVVRLARDRSFDHLVVESSGISEPAPVARLFTTESRVAALYDVDTLVTVLDTPAFLEAFAGEGTPERRGSEADRPLSDLLVEQVEVSNVVLLNKTDLCTDEQFAEAEELVAALQPDAETIRTEFAAVDPDRLLGAERFDPGRVNGLPGWKRALESADDDYEHEDHGDDHDDGGHHDHRHPDEVYGVTSFVYRRCRPFHPDRFAAFLEDLPSAIIRAKGVAWLADNEMRVSVAQAGPSIRATAQGPWIASLPEIERDMYRSNRPDLAWHDEHGDRQTELVFIGTSYDESALRAALEDALVTDEEWDVSLEGPFPDEQGEEVVVREP; this is encoded by the coding sequence ATGGAGACGAACGCGGACGAGAGGATTCCGGTGACGATCCTCTCGGGCAGTCTGGGTGCCGGAAAGACGACGCTACTCAATCACCTGCTCTCGAACGCCGGCGACCGAACACTGGCGGTCCTCGTCAACGACATGGGCGCGGTCAACGTCGACGCCGACCTCGTCGCCGAGGGATCGGAACTCGAACTCGACGACGGCGTCGCCGAACTCTCGAACGGCTGTATCTGTTGTGAACTCCAGGACGACCTCGAGACCGCCGTGGTCCGGCTGGCCCGCGACCGCTCGTTCGACCACCTCGTCGTCGAGTCGTCGGGTATCTCCGAGCCTGCCCCCGTCGCGCGGCTGTTCACGACCGAATCCCGCGTCGCGGCGCTGTACGACGTCGACACGCTGGTGACCGTCCTCGATACGCCTGCCTTTCTCGAGGCCTTCGCGGGCGAGGGAACACCGGAACGGCGGGGCAGCGAGGCCGACCGCCCGCTCTCGGATCTGCTCGTCGAGCAAGTCGAGGTGTCGAACGTCGTCTTGCTCAACAAGACCGATCTGTGTACCGACGAACAGTTCGCCGAGGCCGAAGAACTCGTCGCCGCACTTCAACCGGACGCCGAGACGATCCGCACCGAGTTCGCCGCGGTCGATCCCGACCGGCTGCTCGGTGCAGAACGGTTCGATCCCGGTCGCGTGAACGGCCTTCCGGGCTGGAAACGGGCGCTCGAGTCGGCAGATGACGACTACGAACACGAGGACCATGGCGACGATCACGACGATGGCGGCCACCACGACCACCGCCATCCGGACGAAGTGTACGGCGTCACCTCCTTTGTCTACCGACGCTGCCGACCGTTCCATCCCGACCGATTCGCCGCGTTCCTCGAGGATCTCCCCTCGGCAATCATCCGCGCGAAAGGCGTCGCCTGGCTCGCAGACAACGAGATGCGGGTGTCGGTCGCCCAGGCCGGGCCATCGATCAGAGCCACCGCACAGGGACCCTGGATCGCGAGCCTGCCCGAAATCGAGCGCGACATGTACCGATCGAACCGGCCCGATCTTGCATGGCATGACGAGCACGGGGATCGTCAGACCGAACTCGTCTTTATCGGCACCAGCTACGACGAATCGGCGCTGCGGGCAGCCCTCGAGGACGCGCTCGTCACCGACGAGGAGTGGGACGTGTCGCTCGAGGGCCCCTTCCCCGACGAGCAGGGCGAGGAGGTTGTCGTCCGCGAGCCGTGA
- a CDS encoding ArsA family ATPase, whose protein sequence is MEPFVFFGGKGGVGKTTVSCAYALRCARDGQRTLVVSTDPAHSVTDVFDQPFDDSPQSVDGVEGLDAMQIDPEDEVTRHLDEIRQDLSEQVSASMVNEINRQLEMAHGTPGAYESALFDRFVDVMRNAEAYDRVVFDTSPTGSTLRLLGLPELLEGWIDRLMYKRRTSIDLFEKAAVGNNEPRRVMEGDPVLARLQERKEFFEFAGAALHDDAAFFLVLNPDELSLNETERAIDDLREKDLEVRGLVANKLTPSPDPDENGRGARYLRERVATEDERLETIRSEFEPPLVAEIGWRSSEVKGGLLDDVAAELDIETAVEPPTHV, encoded by the coding sequence ATGGAGCCGTTCGTCTTCTTCGGTGGGAAAGGCGGCGTCGGGAAAACGACCGTCTCGTGTGCCTACGCGTTGCGCTGTGCGCGCGACGGCCAGCGGACGCTCGTCGTCTCGACCGACCCTGCTCACTCCGTCACCGACGTGTTCGACCAGCCGTTCGACGACTCCCCGCAGTCCGTCGATGGCGTCGAGGGACTCGACGCGATGCAGATCGATCCCGAGGACGAAGTCACCCGTCACCTAGACGAGATCCGTCAGGATCTCTCCGAACAGGTATCGGCGTCGATGGTCAACGAAATCAACCGGCAACTCGAGATGGCCCACGGCACGCCGGGGGCCTACGAATCGGCCCTGTTCGACCGGTTCGTCGACGTAATGCGCAACGCCGAGGCGTACGACCGCGTCGTCTTCGACACCTCGCCGACCGGCAGTACGCTGCGACTGCTCGGCTTGCCGGAACTGCTCGAGGGGTGGATCGACCGGCTGATGTACAAGCGCCGGACGAGCATCGATCTCTTCGAGAAGGCCGCAGTCGGAAACAACGAACCACGCCGTGTGATGGAGGGTGACCCCGTCCTCGCGCGCCTCCAGGAGCGCAAGGAGTTCTTCGAGTTCGCCGGCGCAGCGCTACACGACGACGCTGCCTTTTTCCTCGTCCTGAACCCGGACGAACTCTCGCTCAACGAGACCGAGCGTGCAATCGACGACTTGCGGGAGAAGGACCTCGAGGTTCGCGGCCTCGTCGCCAACAAACTCACGCCGTCGCCCGACCCCGACGAAAACGGTCGCGGTGCACGCTACCTCCGCGAACGCGTTGCGACGGAGGACGAACGCCTCGAGACGATCCGATCCGAGTTCGAGCCGCCGCTGGTCGCTGAAATCGGCTGGCGGAGCTCGGAGGTCAAAGGAGGCCTGCTCGACGACGTCGCCGCGGAACTCGACATCGAGACGGCAGTCGAACCGCCGACGCACGTCTGA